Genomic segment of uncultured Desulfobacter sp.:
TGTAACACCTGACATCATGACCCTTGCCAAAGCCCTTGCCAATGGGGTGCCCATCGGTGCCCTGCTTGCCACTGAAGCGGCCGCATCGGGCTTTGAAGTGGGAAGTCACGGGTCAACCTTTGGCGGTACCCCCCTTGCCACGGCGGCAGCCCTTGAAGTGGTGCGATTGATATCTGAAGAGGGCTTTCTGGCATCGGTGTGCGAAAAAAGCGCTTATTTTTTGAAACAGCTGAATGCGTTAAAAGAAAAGCATAAAAAAGTGGTGGATGTCAGGGGCAAAGGCCTGCTTATCGGTATGGAACTTGATGTATCAAAAGGGAAAACCGCCTCGGAGTATCTGTCCGAGTGTTTCAAAAAAGGCTTTATTATTAATGCAATTCAAGATAAAATTCTTAGATTTGCACCGCCCCTTATTATAGGAACCGCCGAAATTGATAAGCTGGTTGCCGTATTGGACAACCTGCTTGCAGGAGAAGATTAGTGAAGAAGGATTTATTGTGTTTATTAGACCTTGAACCCCAGGATTTTACGGCCCTGTTTGAAAGGGCCTTAAGCTTGAAGGCGCGTCATAAAAAAGGTATTTATGATGCCATTTTGGCCGGTAAAACCCTGGGCCTTATTTTTGATAAGAAATCCACCCGGACCCGTATTGCATTTGAAACGGCCATGATTCAGCTGGGCGGACACTCCATTTATATGAGCACCCAGGATACCCAGATATCCAGAAATGAACCGGCAAAGGATACGGCAAGGGTTTTGTCCCGGTACATTGACTGCCTGGCCATGAGGACTTTTGATCACGAGTTGGTGGAAGAGTTTGCCCAAACCTCTACGATCCCGGTGATCAACGCCCTGACAGACGCCTTTCATCCATGCCAGATTTTAAGCGATATCATGACCGTTATCGAACATAAAGACGGGTATGAAAATGTCAAAATCGCCTGGGTCGGCGATGGTAACAACGTGGCCAATTCATGGGTCAATGCCGCGGCTGTGCTCGGGTTGGACCTGATTGTGGCCTGTCCGGACGATCACCATATCAAACCTGAGATCATTGAAGCCGCCGGGGCGGATACCAAGAAAAACATTGTGTTCACCAATGATCCCAAAGAGGCGGTTAAGGGTGCCGATGTTGTGTATACCGATGTGTGGGCCAGCATGGGCGAAGAGGACCAGCTTGAAGGCCGGCTCAAGGCGTTTGAGGGATTCCAGGTTAATGAGGAGTTGCTCAAAGGGGCTAAAGACGACTGTTTGGTGCTCCACTGTCTGCCTGCCCACAGGGGTGAAGAGATTTCCGAAGCTGTCCTTGAAGCGGAAAATGCGGCGTTCTGGGATCAGGCGGAGAATAAGCGGCATATGCATAAGGCCATACTGGAACGCTTGATTATAGGCTAATGTTTGAACGCAAAGTCACCCACCTGCGGCGTTGCAGAAAAATTTAAAATCCTCACAACCGAGAGGTTGCTCCGGGTCCAAATTTTTCTGCGCCTTGCATCTGGGCAACTTTTCGTCCAAACATGGGACGCTCAGGCATTGTGCTAAAGGACTTAAATTAGGAAGAAAAATAATGAGTGAAAAACTATGGGGCGGCCGGTTTGTCGAATCCACGGATAAATTAATGGAGTCGTTTAATGCCTCCATTAATGTGGATAAGCGCCTCTATGAAAGCGATATCAAAGGCAGTCAGGCCCATCTTGAAATGATGGAAAAACAGGGGATCATCTCGTCAGAAGATGCCGAAACCCTGGTCCAGGGCCTGGATGAGGTAAAGACTCGGATTGACAACAATGAAATGGAGTTCACCGACGCCCTGGAAGACATCCATATGCATGTGGAGGAAACCTTAGGTGATGTCTGTGGCGCTGTGGCCAAAAAACTTCATACCGGCAGAAGCCGTAATGACCAGGTGGCGTTGGATGTTCGCATTTATCTCAAAGAAGAGACCCTGAACCTGATCCAGATGCTTAAGGATTTTCAGACTGCCCTGGTAACTCTCGCCGATGCCAACAAAAAAACCGTGATGCCCGGATATACCCATATGCAGCGGGCCCAGCCCGTATTGTTTGCCCATCACATGCTGGCGTACTACCAGATGTTCAAGCGGGATATGGCGCGTCTGGATGATTCTTTGGAACGCCTGGACGTAATGCCCCTTGGTTCGGCGGCCCTGGCCGGCACGACTTTCCCCATTGACCGGGAATATACATGCCAGGTGCTGGGCTTTTCCCGGGTATCGGAAAATTCCATGGACGCCGTGTCCGACCGTGATTTTATCATGGAGTTCATTTCCCATGCATCCATTTGTATGATTCATCTGTCCCGGTTGTCCGAGGAACTGATTTTATGGTCTACGTCTGAATTTGCCTTTATCACCATTTCCGATGCCTTTACCACAGGCTCTTCCATTATGCCCCAAAAAAAGAATCCGGATGCATGTGAACTTGTCCGGGGTAAAACGGGGCGCGTGGTGGGTAATCTCATGGCGATCTTAACCACCATGAAATCATTGCCCATGGCTTATAATAAGGATATGCAGGAAGACAAGGAGCCCTTGTTTGATACCGTTGATACCTTGAAGGTCTGCCTTGAGGTGTATACCCGCATGTTTGGGCATATTGATATACATAAGGATCGGATGCGCGATGCCTGCATGACGGGGTTTTTAAATGCAACGGATTTTGCCGATTATCTGGTTAATAAAGGCGTTGCATTTAGAACTGCCCACGGGATTGCCGGAAAAGCAGTGAATTTTGCCCTGGGTCAGGGTAAGGAACTGGACGATTTAACCATTGAAGAGTTGCAGTCCTTTAGTGAACTTATTGAAAAGGACATCTATAATTTCATCAGCCTGGATGCCATGGTGGCACGGCGTAACTCCTATGGTGGAACCGGATTTGACAACGTATCCGCGGCCGTGGATGCGGCAAAAAAGGAGCTTGGCATTTGAACCGCAAATTTGAGCGTGTCATATTAGGTCTTTTTTTTGTTTTGATGGGTACGGGCATTTTTTTTACGGCACCGGGGTGTGGCAAAAAAGGTCCGCCCGTGCCTCCGACCAGGGTTGATAATATTCCTGCTGTCCCCACAGATTTAAAATACACGCTCAAAGATCGTGATGTGACCCTTACATGGACCTGTGCCTCTTTGCAGAATCAGGAACAGGGGCTAAAGGTGGAAGGCTTTGAAGTGTTTATGGCCACCAAGCCCCTGGATGGCTGCCAAGGGTGCCCCTTCATGTTCAAATCCCTGGGTGTGGTTTCCATGCCCAGAAAAAGTTTTGTGTATACACTTGATCAGGATCTTCATTATTATTTCAGGGTTCGGACCCTGGGTCACGGCACCATAAAAAGCAAGGTATCGGAAACCCTTTATATTGAATTGCCCTGATTCCTTATCACTGACACCTGTATATTTAAGCATCGGTGCCAATAAGGGGAATAAGATTGCCAATATCGGCCGGGCGATCAAACGCCTCGGCGAAATTGAAGGGATTTTTATAGGGGCGTTGTCAAAATTTTATAAGACAGCCCCCCAGAATTATACGGATCAGGACTGGTTTGTGAATGCAGCCATTAAGATCCATACGGCGTATTCTCCAGAACAGCTTTTAGCGATGCTGCAAACCATTGAAAAAGAGCAGGATCTGGATGGTAAACCTTTCAGATTTGGCCCGCGCAGGATTGATCTGGATATCGTTTTGTATGGTGAGAGGGTGGTGGATACAGCTACGCTAATAATTCCCCATCCCCGAATGCATGAACGTCTTTTTGTATTAAAACCCCTTTGTGACATAGATAATAATTTGGTTCATCCGGTAAGCGGTTTGACCGTGGGTGAACTATACGAACAAATTAAAACAGATGACAGCCAGGCAGTCATTGCCATGGCCAAGGAGGAGACCCGTGAAATTTTTTATTGATACAGCTAACATTGAACAGATCAAGGATGCCAATGATATGGGTATGGTGGATGGTGTGACCACCAATCCGTCCCTGATTGCCAAAGAAGATGGCGAGTTTAAAGATATTATTGCCCAGATCTGCAGCATTGTTGACGGTCCTGTTTCCGCAGAGGTAATCAGCCTGGAGTATGAGGGAATGGTGTCCGAAGCCCGGGAACTTGTGAAAATTGCCGATAACATTGCCGTAAAAATTCCCATGACCGTGGAAGGACTCAAAGCGGTTAAGACATTGTCTGCCGAAGGTATTAAAACCAACGTGACCCTGGTATTCTCAGCGCTCCAGGCCCTGATGGCGGCCAAAGCCGGCGCAACCTATGTTTCTCCTTTTGTCGGTCGTCTCGACGATCTGGCCCAGGAAGGTATGGGACTTATCGAAGAGATTGTTCAAATTTTCTCCAACTATGACTTTGACACCCAGATCATTGTTGCATCCGTCAGAAGCCAGCTTCATGTTCAGCAGTCAGCCTTGATCGGTGCAGATATTGCCACCATTCCCTATGGTGTGCTTAAGAAACTTGCCGCACATCATATGACCGATAAAGGTATTGAATCCTTCATGGCAGACTGGAACAAAAAGAACAAATAGGGCGGCAGTGCTGAAAAAATGAGGATGCTGTTAAAAATTGATTGACAAAAGTAACGCATCCCTCTATAAGTAATTCCTGTTGCTGAGCGGGAATAACTCAGTGGTAGAGTGCGACCTTGCCAAGGTCGAAGTCGCGGGTTCAAATCCCGTTTCCCGCTCCACAAGGCGGCTTAGCCAAGGGGTAAGGCGACGGCCTGCAAAGCCGTTATTCCCCGGTTCAAATCCGGGAGCCGCCTCCAACCCAGACTTTAAGGGTTCAGAAGACTTCTTTCTTCTGAGCCCTTTTTTTATTTGGGCTCTCCCTAAGCGGTGGTCTGGAAAAATATACCAGATCGCCCGTCTTAACTTCTTTCTTTAATACATTACGCTCTATTATAAATTTTTTTTTATGGAGAGTGAACTGATTTTTAAAGAAAAGTAACCGCTAAAACAAAAAAACCTCATCGGTGCCAGCCGAAGAGGTCCTTCTGTAGAAGCTTGTATCTTCTAAATTGAATACTTTCAATTTAGAAGATAACTCGAAAAAAGAGTTGTGTCAAGCGATCGGTGAAGTGTTTTGTTTTTTTGGTTCGGAAGGAGAACGTTGAATACTTTCACAATTTCGCATGGTTATGCGAATGATCTTGATTTGTGGTTTGGGAAAATCGAAAGAAAAGACGGTGGGAAAATGACGGCAGGGATCGAGAAAACTTTTAAGGCAATGGTAAGATGTGCGGTTGGTAAAAACCATACATTCGTGAATATGGGAACATTAGCCAACCGGACAAATGTCTGCCACCGAACTATTGAGAGACACATCAAAATCCTTAGAGATGCCGGGCTGATCAACGCTGTAAGAGAAGAAATTAACGGCTGGAAGCGGACCGTCTATTATTTTCTTGCCCATCCTGTAATTGTTAAATTCAGGGAATTAAGAGTTGGTAAAACAACACCTCAGCAAAAAAAGAATGAAACTGCCGAGCTTGATAAGCCGGAAGCGACTCCAGGCATTGAGCCTGAAACAAAGCAAGAATTGTCAGACGGTCGCGGCCAGGATGCCACCCAGAATTGTTATGTCCCGGATCAACAAAATGTCGGCAATTTGTCGGATTATACCTTTGATAGACTAAATATAGAGACTCCCTCTCTATCTCCCTCAGAATCAGCTATAACTCATGGCCACCAGGAGCCACCAACCTGGACAAAGTGGTAATAAGCACTTAGTGTAACGCCCCTTCTGGCAAAATATTGTAACGGACTTTGGCGACATTATCCCGCAGCCGTACCTCGCTTATGAAATGAATCAATACCCCGCCTATCCCGCATTAAGGTCTGGCTGAAAGCCAGGGGCATTGGTCCGTATTAGCGTTACAGTATTTTATCAGTCGCCAACGAAATACCCGTTACAATATTTGAATCTCGTCAACAAAGGTCCGAGATCGTATAATCGAAAGTGATCAACTGAATTTAGCCGCTAAATATCTTCCCTGCATATACGCTGATATCGAGAACGAGAGTGTGATTCTGTCAGTACCAAACGAAATCGCATTACAACGAATTGAAAAACATTACGGTCAAACACTCAAAGATAATTTTTCTTTTTTTGGCGTTAAAACCCTTGTCTTCAAAGTTTATTCGGAAAAACTCCAAAAGAAAAAAAATGAAGAGCAAACGCTGAAAGATCAAATTCAACGGCAGAGGCAAAAAGTACTGCAGGAAAGGATTCTGGCTGAAAAACAGCAGCAGGAAGCTGAATTGAATAGTTTGTCCCTTAAGAAGCAATTTGAGGTTCTTTTCAATCAATACCCCCGGAAAGTTGGAAAATGGCAAGCCTGGAAGAATTTTAAAAAATTTGTTCAGGCCGGAGAAATACCCAAAACATCAGAACTTTTAAAAATCATTGGAAAAAACAAGATGTCCCAGGATTGGCAACGAGATAATGGCCGCTGGATACCTGGGCTATCAAAGTTTTTGAAGGAAAGACGATGGTTAGATGAAATTAATACTTAGTACAGAAAATACCGGTACCGAAAGCCAGGACCAGGTTATAGAACTGGCAATCATCGACGCAGATACAGCCCAAACACTTTTTAATCAACGGTTCAAACCATCTGTTTTTATAAAAGAACAGGCTGTAGCCGTGCATGGTATTACCCTTGGTGCCCTGGCACACATTAAGAC
This window contains:
- the argF gene encoding ornithine carbamoyltransferase, with amino-acid sequence MKKDLLCLLDLEPQDFTALFERALSLKARHKKGIYDAILAGKTLGLIFDKKSTRTRIAFETAMIQLGGHSIYMSTQDTQISRNEPAKDTARVLSRYIDCLAMRTFDHELVEEFAQTSTIPVINALTDAFHPCQILSDIMTVIEHKDGYENVKIAWVGDGNNVANSWVNAAAVLGLDLIVACPDDHHIKPEIIEAAGADTKKNIVFTNDPKEAVKGADVVYTDVWASMGEEDQLEGRLKAFEGFQVNEELLKGAKDDCLVLHCLPAHRGEEISEAVLEAENAAFWDQAENKRHMHKAILERLIIG
- the argH gene encoding argininosuccinate lyase encodes the protein MSEKLWGGRFVESTDKLMESFNASINVDKRLYESDIKGSQAHLEMMEKQGIISSEDAETLVQGLDEVKTRIDNNEMEFTDALEDIHMHVEETLGDVCGAVAKKLHTGRSRNDQVALDVRIYLKEETLNLIQMLKDFQTALVTLADANKKTVMPGYTHMQRAQPVLFAHHMLAYYQMFKRDMARLDDSLERLDVMPLGSAALAGTTFPIDREYTCQVLGFSRVSENSMDAVSDRDFIMEFISHASICMIHLSRLSEELILWSTSEFAFITISDAFTTGSSIMPQKKNPDACELVRGKTGRVVGNLMAILTTMKSLPMAYNKDMQEDKEPLFDTVDTLKVCLEVYTRMFGHIDIHKDRMRDACMTGFLNATDFADYLVNKGVAFRTAHGIAGKAVNFALGQGKELDDLTIEELQSFSELIEKDIYNFISLDAMVARRNSYGGTGFDNVSAAVDAAKKELGI
- the folK gene encoding 2-amino-4-hydroxy-6-hydroxymethyldihydropteridine diphosphokinase, whose translation is MNCPDSLSLTPVYLSIGANKGNKIANIGRAIKRLGEIEGIFIGALSKFYKTAPQNYTDQDWFVNAAIKIHTAYSPEQLLAMLQTIEKEQDLDGKPFRFGPRRIDLDIVLYGERVVDTATLIIPHPRMHERLFVLKPLCDIDNNLVHPVSGLTVGELYEQIKTDDSQAVIAMAKEETREIFY
- the fsa gene encoding fructose-6-phosphate aldolase, with amino-acid sequence MKFFIDTANIEQIKDANDMGMVDGVTTNPSLIAKEDGEFKDIIAQICSIVDGPVSAEVISLEYEGMVSEARELVKIADNIAVKIPMTVEGLKAVKTLSAEGIKTNVTLVFSALQALMAAKAGATYVSPFVGRLDDLAQEGMGLIEEIVQIFSNYDFDTQIIVASVRSQLHVQQSALIGADIATIPYGVLKKLAAHHMTDKGIESFMADWNKKNK
- a CDS encoding helix-turn-helix domain-containing protein codes for the protein MNTFTISHGYANDLDLWFGKIERKDGGKMTAGIEKTFKAMVRCAVGKNHTFVNMGTLANRTNVCHRTIERHIKILRDAGLINAVREEINGWKRTVYYFLAHPVIVKFRELRVGKTTPQQKKNETAELDKPEATPGIEPETKQELSDGRGQDATQNCYVPDQQNVGNLSDYTFDRLNIETPSLSPSESAITHGHQEPPTWTKW